One Vibrio penaeicida DNA segment encodes these proteins:
- the sspA gene encoding stringent starvation protein SspA, with product MAVAANKRSVMTLFSSASDMYSHQVRIVLAEKGVSFEVELIDEANLPSELIELNPYKTVPTLVDRELALYNSKIIMEYLDERFPHPPLMPVYPVARGNSRLMMFRIENNWYSLAEKVQKGNAEEADSARTKLRNDLLTLAPIFAEYEHFMSEEFSLIDCYLAPLLWRLPALGIDLIGPGSKELKIYMNRVFERDSFLASLTEAEREMRLVR from the coding sequence ATGGCTGTAGCTGCCAATAAACGTTCCGTGATGACTCTATTTTCTAGTGCTTCTGATATGTACAGCCACCAGGTTCGTATTGTTCTGGCTGAGAAAGGGGTGAGTTTCGAAGTTGAACTGATTGATGAAGCAAACTTACCAAGTGAGCTTATCGAACTAAACCCTTATAAGACGGTGCCAACCTTGGTTGACCGTGAACTAGCACTATATAACTCCAAGATTATCATGGAGTATCTGGATGAGCGTTTTCCGCACCCACCATTGATGCCAGTCTACCCTGTTGCCCGTGGTAACAGCCGTTTGATGATGTTCCGAATTGAGAACAACTGGTATTCGTTGGCAGAGAAGGTACAGAAAGGAAACGCTGAAGAAGCAGATTCTGCTCGCACTAAATTGCGTAACGATCTACTTACTCTTGCTCCAATTTTTGCAGAATACGAACACTTCATGAGTGAAGAATTCAGCTTGATCGATTGCTACTTGGCTCCGCTTCTATGGCGTTTGCCTGCGTTAGGTATCGATTTAATTGGACCAGGTTCGAAAGAACTTAAGATTTACATGAATCGCGTATTTGAACGTGATTCGTTCTTAGCTTCTTTAACAGAAGCTGAGCGTGAAATGCGTTTGGTTCGTTAA
- a CDS encoding cytochrome c1 gives MKKWIVMLFALMPSLVMAAGANVPLDKANNDLSDKASLQNGAKLFMNYCFGCHSAQYQRYERVATDLNIPLDLMKEHLIFDPEVKIGSLMENSIPDKQAGNWFGAPPPDLTLVARVRGADWLYTYLRSFYADPSRPFGVNNVVFPSVGMPHVLEELQGVPTAVYETHTVNGEEKQVIARIETDGRGELSPTEYDDAVRDLVNFLEYSGDPVKLERHVMGWWAMAFLVLLTIVVVFLKKEYWRDVH, from the coding sequence ATGAAGAAGTGGATTGTAATGCTTTTTGCTTTGATGCCATCTTTAGTGATGGCAGCTGGTGCGAATGTGCCACTAGACAAAGCGAACAACGATTTAAGCGATAAGGCTTCTCTGCAAAATGGTGCGAAGCTATTTATGAACTATTGCTTTGGCTGTCACTCAGCGCAGTATCAGCGATATGAACGTGTAGCGACTGATCTTAATATTCCTCTCGATCTTATGAAGGAACATTTGATATTTGATCCGGAAGTTAAAATCGGTTCTTTGATGGAAAACTCGATTCCAGATAAGCAAGCTGGTAACTGGTTTGGCGCGCCACCACCTGATTTGACTTTGGTTGCGCGAGTTCGTGGGGCCGATTGGTTGTATACCTACCTCCGTTCTTTCTATGCTGATCCATCACGTCCTTTTGGGGTGAACAACGTTGTATTCCCGAGCGTTGGTATGCCACATGTACTTGAAGAGTTACAGGGTGTTCCAACTGCAGTGTATGAAACACACACTGTAAACGGTGAAGAGAAACAGGTGATTGCCCGAATCGAAACGGATGGCCGCGGAGAACTCAGCCCGACGGAATACGACGATGCGGTTAGGGATTTAGTTAATTTCTTGGAGTACTCCGGCGACCCGGTCAAACTTGAGCGTCATGTTATGGGCTGGTGGGCTATGGCATTCCTTGTTCTCTTGACTATAGTGGTAGTATTCCTCAAGAAAGAGTATTGGCGTGATGTTCACTAA
- a CDS encoding cytochrome b translates to MQAILDWVEKRLPAMNAYKKHLSEYPMPKNFNFWYLFGSLAMLVLVNQILTGIWLTMNYVPSGDGAFASIEYIMRDVEYGWLLRYMHSTGASAFFVVVYLHMFRGLIYGSYQKPRELLWIFGMLIFLVLMAEAFMGYLLPWGQMSYWGAQVIISLFGAIPVIGDDLTLWIRGDYVISGATLNRFFALHVIALPIVLLLLVVLHILALHEVGSNNPDGIETKLPKGSMGDDYKTQFKFHDYYSKKYDIIDSVPFHPYGTVKDLVGVAGFLFLFCYVLFFNPEMGGYFLEPPNFEAANPLKTPEHIAPVWYFTPFYAILRAVPDKLLGVVAMGASIVVLFLLPWLDRCKVRSYRYRSKFHLFNIIQFTICFVALGVLGALPATPTYTLMAQIFSLGYFMFFVLLYFYSKNEATKPLPERVTFK, encoded by the coding sequence ATGCAAGCGATACTTGATTGGGTAGAAAAACGCCTACCCGCGATGAATGCTTATAAAAAGCATCTTTCAGAATACCCAATGCCAAAGAATTTCAATTTCTGGTATCTTTTCGGTTCTTTAGCAATGTTGGTTTTGGTTAATCAGATCTTAACGGGCATCTGGTTGACAATGAACTACGTACCGTCTGGTGACGGTGCATTTGCTTCCATTGAATACATCATGCGAGATGTTGAGTATGGTTGGCTACTTCGCTATATGCATTCAACTGGCGCGTCTGCATTTTTTGTTGTGGTTTACCTCCACATGTTCCGTGGTCTAATTTACGGCTCTTACCAAAAGCCTCGTGAGTTACTGTGGATCTTTGGTATGTTGATTTTCCTCGTGCTCATGGCTGAAGCCTTCATGGGTTACCTACTTCCTTGGGGACAGATGTCGTATTGGGGAGCACAGGTAATTATTTCGCTATTTGGTGCGATTCCTGTAATCGGAGATGACTTAACGCTTTGGATTCGTGGTGACTATGTTATTTCTGGTGCGACGCTTAACCGCTTCTTTGCACTTCACGTTATAGCGCTACCCATCGTATTGCTACTGCTTGTTGTTTTGCATATTTTAGCTCTGCATGAAGTCGGCTCTAATAACCCAGATGGTATCGAAACCAAGCTACCGAAAGGCAGTATGGGTGACGACTACAAAACGCAATTCAAATTCCACGATTATTACAGCAAAAAATACGACATTATTGATTCGGTACCTTTTCATCCGTACGGAACTGTTAAAGATCTGGTCGGCGTTGCTGGGTTCTTATTCCTTTTCTGCTACGTATTGTTCTTTAATCCAGAAATGGGAGGTTACTTCCTTGAGCCACCTAACTTTGAAGCAGCAAACCCGCTGAAAACACCAGAGCATATTGCGCCAGTTTGGTACTTCACACCTTTCTACGCCATATTACGTGCTGTACCTGATAAGTTGTTAGGAGTGGTTGCAATGGGGGCTTCGATTGTTGTGCTGTTCCTACTTCCATGGCTTGATCGTTGTAAAGTACGTTCTTATCGTTATCGAAGTAAGTTCCACTTATTCAATATCATTCAGTTCACCATCTGTTTTGTCGCGTTGGGTGTTTTAGGTGCTTTACCTGCAACACCAACTTACACGCTTATGGCACAGATATTTAGTTTGGGTTATTTCATGTTCTTTGTGTTGCTGTACTTCTACAGTAAAAATGAAGCCACGAAACCATTACCAGAGAGGGTGACATTCAAATGA
- the petA gene encoding ubiquinol-cytochrome c reductase iron-sulfur subunit: MSNAPINNGRRRFLTATTAVVGAVGGIAVAVPFIKSWNPSAKAKAAGAPVEVEIGKLEEGQMVRVEWRGKPVWVVRRSNSIVEELKELDGQLRDPASSEEQQPSYAQNTYRSIKPEYFVAVGICTHLGCSPTYLPDSFNEQVQGVKSGFFCPCHGSKFDMAGRVFQGVPAPLNLVVPKHTYLTDSKILIGVDEGGEA, from the coding sequence ATGAGCAATGCGCCTATAAATAACGGACGTCGGCGCTTCCTAACAGCCACAACTGCAGTTGTGGGTGCTGTGGGAGGTATCGCCGTCGCCGTTCCTTTTATCAAATCTTGGAACCCTAGCGCCAAAGCTAAGGCCGCCGGAGCCCCTGTTGAAGTTGAAATAGGGAAACTGGAAGAAGGTCAAATGGTTCGTGTTGAATGGCGAGGTAAACCTGTTTGGGTGGTCCGTCGTTCGAATTCCATTGTTGAAGAACTCAAAGAGCTGGACGGGCAGCTTCGTGACCCTGCGTCGTCAGAGGAGCAGCAGCCTTCTTACGCGCAAAATACTTACCGGTCTATCAAACCTGAGTATTTTGTTGCAGTTGGAATATGTACTCACTTGGGGTGTTCCCCAACTTACCTCCCAGATAGCTTTAACGAACAAGTGCAAGGCGTTAAATCAGGGTTCTTCTGCCCATGTCATGGTTCTAAATTTGATATGGCAGGACGAGTATTCCAAGGGGTTCCGGCTCCTTTAAACTTGGTTGTTCCCAAGCATACATACTTGACCGACTCTAAGATTCTTATCGGGGTTGATGAAGGAGGGGAAGCCTAA
- the rpsI gene encoding 30S ribosomal protein S9: MAENQYYGTGRRKSSAARVFIKPGSGEIVINKRSLDVYFGRETSRMVVRQPLELVELTEKLDLYITVSGGGISGQAGAIRHGITRALMEYDESLRPALRAAGYVTRDARCVERKKVGLRKARRRPQFSKR, encoded by the coding sequence ATGGCAGAGAATCAATACTACGGCACTGGTCGTCGCAAAAGCTCAGCAGCCCGTGTTTTCATCAAACCAGGCAGCGGTGAAATTGTAATCAACAAGCGTAGCCTTGATGTTTACTTCGGTCGTGAAACTTCTCGTATGGTTGTTCGTCAGCCTCTTGAGCTAGTTGAATTGACTGAGAAGCTAGACCTATACATCACTGTTTCTGGTGGTGGTATTTCTGGTCAAGCTGGCGCGATCCGCCACGGCATCACTCGTGCTCTAATGGAGTACGATGAGTCTCTACGTCCTGCGCTACGTGCAGCTGGTTACGTTACTCGTGACGCTCGTTGCGTTGAACGTAAGAAAGTTGGTCTACGTAAAGCACGTCGTCGTCCACAGTTCTCTAAGCGTTAA
- the rplM gene encoding 50S ribosomal protein L13 produces MKTFVAKPETVKRDWYVVDAEGKTLGRIASEIASRLRGKHKAEYTPHVDTGDYIIVVNAEKVAVTGNKAKGKVYYRHSEFPGGLKSITFEKLIDRKPEMAIELAVKGMLPRGPLGRAMYRKLKVYAGAEHNHAAQQPQVLDI; encoded by the coding sequence ATGAAAACTTTCGTTGCTAAACCAGAAACTGTAAAACGCGACTGGTACGTTGTAGATGCAGAAGGTAAAACTCTGGGTCGTATTGCAAGTGAAATTGCATCTCGCCTACGCGGCAAGCATAAAGCAGAATACACTCCTCACGTAGACACTGGTGATTACATCATCGTTGTTAACGCTGAGAAAGTTGCTGTTACTGGTAACAAAGCTAAAGGTAAAGTGTACTACCGTCACTCTGAGTTCCCAGGTGGTCTAAAATCTATCACTTTTGAAAAGTTGATCGATCGTAAACCTGAAATGGCTATCGAACTTGCGGTTAAAGGCATGCTACCACGTGGTCCTCTTGGCCGTGCTATGTACCGTAAGCTGAAAGTTTACGCTGGCGCTGAGCACAACCATGCTGCTCAACAACCACAAGTACTAGACATCTAA
- the zapE gene encoding cell division protein ZapE, with amino-acid sequence MTPKLKYQEDIENNGFSVDPAQQLAVEKLDSLYHRFQDYLNTPIEPLSTWQKLMGKKPQKPEPPNGLYFWGGVGRGKTYLMDTFFDALPTDKKLRVHFHRFMYRVHDELKALGEVADPLEKVADVLKSEADIICFDEFFVSDITDAMILGTLMQALFARNVVLVATSNIPPQDLYRNGLQRARFLPAIALIEKHCDVLNVDSGIDYRLRTLEQAEIFHFPLDEDATINLNRYYRQLVGEGHQCVTQIEVNHRIIDVINVHDDVLMATFGQLCESMRSQNDYIEMSREYHTVLLGDVKQMGKSNDDAARRFIALVDEFYERNVKLIISSEVALEELYTEGHLNFEFKRCQSRLIEMQSHDYLAKEHLP; translated from the coding sequence ATGACGCCTAAGCTTAAATATCAAGAAGATATAGAAAACAATGGATTTTCGGTTGACCCTGCTCAGCAACTTGCTGTTGAAAAATTAGACAGCTTATATCACCGATTTCAAGACTATTTAAATACTCCTATCGAACCACTTTCTACCTGGCAAAAATTGATGGGGAAGAAGCCTCAAAAACCTGAACCACCAAATGGTTTATATTTCTGGGGTGGTGTAGGGCGTGGGAAAACTTATCTAATGGATACGTTTTTTGATGCGTTGCCCACCGATAAGAAACTTAGGGTTCATTTTCACCGCTTTATGTATCGGGTTCATGATGAACTAAAAGCATTGGGTGAAGTTGCAGATCCTCTAGAGAAAGTGGCTGATGTATTAAAGTCTGAAGCCGACATCATTTGCTTTGACGAGTTTTTTGTATCGGATATTACCGATGCGATGATTTTGGGTACCTTGATGCAGGCGTTGTTTGCCAGAAATGTAGTTCTCGTAGCTACCTCTAATATTCCGCCACAAGACTTGTATCGAAATGGATTGCAAAGGGCTCGCTTTTTACCGGCTATCGCGCTAATCGAAAAGCATTGTGATGTACTGAATGTCGACAGTGGTATCGATTACCGCCTTAGAACCCTTGAACAAGCTGAAATTTTCCATTTTCCGTTGGACGAAGATGCCACCATCAATTTGAATCGATATTACCGTCAACTGGTTGGTGAAGGTCATCAATGCGTTACTCAAATAGAAGTGAATCACCGAATAATTGATGTCATTAATGTTCATGATGACGTACTTATGGCAACGTTCGGGCAGTTGTGTGAATCGATGAGAAGTCAAAATGATTACATTGAGATGTCTCGTGAATATCACACGGTATTGTTGGGTGATGTGAAGCAAATGGGAAAAAGTAATGACGATGCCGCAAGGCGATTTATAGCGTTAGTTGACGAGTTTTATGAAAGGAATGTAAAACTCATTATTTCTTCAGAAGTGGCTTTGGAAGAACTCTACACAGAAGGGCACTTAAACTTCGAATTTAAACGTTGTCAGTCGCGTCTAATTGAAATGCAAAGTCATGATTATTTGGCTAAAGAACACTTACCTTAA
- the zapG gene encoding Z-ring associated protein ZapG — protein MPGMYIVIGIVIGLVAGYFLAKLMTPDANKQKSIQKDLEKSKFELEQQRQELADHFAQTAEMLDVLGKDYTKLYQHMAKTSTELLPNVPEQDNPFVKKIAQHTEEEIISKDNGQEAPKDYAHGATGLLKDQEKEVINTPTDEPAPKLS, from the coding sequence ATGCCTGGGATGTATATTGTCATTGGGATTGTGATCGGATTAGTTGCCGGTTATTTTCTGGCAAAACTGATGACACCGGATGCGAATAAGCAGAAATCCATTCAAAAAGATTTAGAAAAATCAAAATTCGAGTTAGAGCAACAAAGACAAGAACTTGCGGATCACTTCGCTCAAACGGCAGAAATGTTAGATGTGCTTGGGAAAGACTACACAAAGCTCTATCAGCATATGGCGAAAACGTCGACGGAGCTACTGCCTAACGTTCCCGAACAAGACAATCCATTTGTAAAAAAGATAGCCCAACATACTGAAGAAGAAATAATTTCTAAAGATAACGGTCAAGAAGCACCTAAAGATTATGCGCATGGTGCAACGGGTTTGCTGAAAGACCAAGAGAAAGAAGTCATCAATACACCTACCGATGAGCCTGCTCCAAAACTGTCTTGA
- a CDS encoding Do family serine endopeptidase, protein MKKPLLVLSALTLSLSSIIAPLPATAALPVAVSGEQLPSLAPMLEKVTPAVVSIAVEGKHVATQRVPEAFRFFFGPDFPAEQVQERPFRGLGSGVVIDAEKGHIVTNYHVIKGADEIRVQLHDGREYDAELIGGDEMSDVALLKLEKSENLTQIVLADSDKLRVGDFTVAIGNPFGLGQTVTSGIVSALGRSGLNVQNFENFIQTDAAINSGNSGGALVNLNGELIGINTAILGPNGGNVGIGFAIPANMMKNLTQQILEFGQVKRGLLGVQGSEITSELAEALGYASNKGAFVSQVVPESAADEAGLEAGDVIVSLNGKSISTFGELRAKIATLGAGKEITIGVIRDGKNKTFDATLQEAGDNKTRADKLHEGLAGAELSNTDNSDPLSGVKVTSVEKGSPADAYQLKEGDIIIGVNRTRVKNLGQFRAILEDKPNVLALNIQRGERTIYLVVR, encoded by the coding sequence ATGAAAAAACCTTTGCTTGTTTTAAGTGCATTAACATTAAGCTTAAGTTCAATCATCGCGCCACTGCCCGCTACTGCGGCATTACCAGTAGCGGTTAGCGGTGAACAGTTACCTAGCCTTGCACCTATGCTTGAAAAAGTAACCCCTGCGGTTGTAAGCATAGCCGTCGAAGGCAAACACGTTGCCACTCAACGTGTTCCAGAAGCATTCCGATTCTTTTTTGGCCCAGACTTTCCTGCTGAGCAAGTACAAGAGCGTCCGTTTCGCGGGCTCGGCTCTGGTGTGGTCATTGATGCCGAAAAAGGACACATTGTCACCAATTACCACGTAATTAAAGGCGCTGACGAAATCCGCGTTCAACTACACGATGGTCGCGAATACGATGCAGAGCTCATCGGTGGTGATGAAATGTCGGATGTGGCATTGCTCAAGTTAGAAAAGTCAGAAAACCTAACCCAAATCGTATTGGCGGATTCCGATAAATTACGCGTTGGTGATTTTACTGTTGCAATAGGTAACCCGTTTGGTTTGGGTCAAACTGTTACTTCAGGAATAGTGTCTGCGCTTGGGCGTTCTGGCTTAAACGTACAGAATTTTGAAAACTTCATTCAAACCGATGCCGCGATTAATAGCGGTAACTCTGGTGGAGCATTGGTGAACCTAAACGGTGAACTGATCGGCATAAACACTGCGATTCTTGGGCCAAATGGCGGTAATGTTGGGATTGGATTCGCGATCCCTGCCAATATGATGAAAAACCTGACACAGCAAATACTGGAGTTTGGTCAAGTCAAACGAGGCTTACTTGGCGTTCAAGGAAGTGAAATCACATCCGAGCTCGCTGAAGCCCTTGGTTACGCATCAAATAAAGGCGCATTCGTAAGCCAGGTTGTGCCTGAAAGTGCGGCAGATGAAGCAGGTCTGGAAGCGGGCGACGTTATTGTTTCACTAAACGGTAAGTCCATTAGCACGTTCGGAGAACTTCGGGCGAAAATAGCCACGCTAGGTGCCGGTAAAGAAATCACCATTGGGGTTATTCGCGACGGTAAAAACAAAACATTCGACGCAACCCTGCAAGAAGCTGGTGACAATAAGACACGGGCAGACAAACTGCATGAAGGGCTTGCCGGGGCGGAACTCTCAAACACAGACAACAGTGATCCACTGTCAGGCGTGAAGGTCACCAGTGTTGAGAAAGGCTCTCCAGCCGATGCTTATCAGCTTAAGGAAGGAGATATCATCATTGGTGTTAACCGTACTCGTGTTAAAAACCTTGGGCAGTTTAGAGCCATTTTGGAAGACAAACCAAATGTACTCGCGCTGAACATCCAACGAGGCGAAAGAACAATTTACCTTGTTGTTAGATAA